The Burkholderia pyrrocinia genome has a segment encoding these proteins:
- a CDS encoding tyrosine-protein phosphatase, producing the protein MHQKNEISRRHFLRLGAGTIGMALGSASLLSACGGDSISVAPVTTPRLGSASNFRDTAGPDGTGYVATSGATMKKGVIYRSSALALSADDVATIGTLGIRQVCDLRTPAEIKAQPDVPLAGATWQNLNVLGAASIGPIPTTGATATAFMLSMYRAFVTSDTAHASYHALFTGFADAGENLVLHCTAGKDRTGWATAILHTILGLSQQTIFADYLLTNVYSASGIAASVAQAQKAGGQNAADMMTALQGAHADYLQAAFDQVTASYGSMTSYIVNGLQLDQATLNAIRQRMLV; encoded by the coding sequence ATGCATCAGAAAAACGAAATATCCCGTCGACATTTTCTCCGGTTGGGCGCCGGCACGATAGGCATGGCACTGGGAAGCGCATCGCTCCTGTCGGCATGCGGCGGCGACTCGATTTCGGTCGCGCCGGTCACGACGCCGCGGCTGGGTTCGGCGTCGAACTTTCGCGACACGGCCGGACCCGACGGAACCGGTTATGTAGCGACCAGCGGCGCGACGATGAAGAAAGGCGTGATCTATCGCTCATCCGCGCTCGCATTGTCCGCCGACGACGTCGCGACCATCGGCACGCTGGGCATCAGGCAGGTCTGCGATCTGCGCACGCCCGCCGAGATCAAGGCGCAGCCGGATGTGCCGCTGGCCGGCGCCACCTGGCAAAACCTCAACGTGCTCGGGGCTGCCAGTATCGGCCCGATTCCGACCACCGGCGCGACCGCAACGGCATTCATGCTAAGCATGTACCGGGCGTTCGTGACATCGGACACCGCACATGCAAGCTATCACGCGCTGTTCACCGGCTTCGCCGATGCCGGCGAAAACCTGGTCTTACACTGCACGGCCGGGAAGGATCGTACCGGCTGGGCGACCGCGATTCTGCACACGATCCTCGGCCTCTCTCAGCAAACGATTTTCGCGGACTACCTGCTGACCAACGTGTATAGCGCATCCGGAATTGCCGCGTCTGTCGCCCAGGCTCAAAAAGCCGGCGGGCAAAATGCGGCAGACATGATGACCGCGCTGCAAGGCGCGCACGCCGATTATCTGCAGGCGGCATTCGATCAGGTCACCGCGTCGTACGGCTCGATGACGTCGTACATCGTGAACGGCCTGCAACTCGACCAGGCGACGCTGAACGCCATCCGGCAGCGCATGCTGGTCTGA
- a CDS encoding class I SAM-dependent methyltransferase produces MDLKEVDVLGAGVGNHWYYASKASAIRRFLGASGANRILDVGAGSGFFSKHLLERTQATEAWCVDTSYADDTDEETAGKPIHFRRSVERFDADLVLLMDVLEHVDDDVGLLTQYVKGAPPGSRFLITVPAFQFLWSGHDDFLEHKRRYTLGGLEDVVRRAGLDVERGAYYFGLTFPLAAALRLGERVRRHPREPASQLRRHHPLVNGLLKAICRVELPMFRFNRVVGLTVICVARKR; encoded by the coding sequence ATGGATCTGAAGGAAGTCGACGTATTGGGTGCGGGTGTGGGCAATCACTGGTACTACGCGTCGAAGGCGAGCGCGATCCGTCGGTTCCTGGGCGCGTCGGGTGCGAACCGGATACTCGACGTCGGTGCAGGCTCCGGTTTCTTCTCGAAGCACTTGCTCGAACGCACGCAGGCGACGGAAGCGTGGTGCGTCGATACGAGCTACGCCGACGATACCGATGAGGAGACGGCCGGCAAGCCCATCCACTTCCGGCGGTCCGTCGAGCGATTCGATGCCGATCTCGTTCTGCTGATGGACGTGCTCGAGCATGTCGACGACGATGTCGGGCTGCTGACGCAGTACGTGAAGGGAGCGCCTCCGGGCAGCCGGTTCCTGATCACGGTTCCCGCGTTCCAGTTCCTCTGGAGCGGCCATGACGATTTTCTCGAGCACAAACGCAGGTATACGCTCGGCGGTCTCGAGGATGTGGTTCGTCGTGCAGGGCTCGACGTCGAGCGCGGCGCCTATTACTTCGGCCTCACGTTTCCGCTCGCGGCAGCGCTGCGGCTGGGCGAGCGGGTGCGTCGGCATCCGCGCGAGCCGGCGTCGCAATTGCGCCGGCACCATCCGCTCGTCAACGGCTTGCTCAAGGCGATCTGTCGCGTCGAGTTGCCGATGTTCCGGTTCAATCGCGTTGTTGGCCTGACGGTCATCTGCGTTGCGCGCAAGCGGTGA
- the bamC gene encoding outer membrane protein assembly factor BamC: protein MTDLRLTMRFAAVLATGALVAGCGTSSPTKVDYKSDSKSKEASLAVPPNMLDETADQRSLPPQGGATSLSALQQVQQAAPALDTVAPAVTGMHIQRDGTESWLVIDGKQPADIWPQVRRFWQEQGFLLVVDQRDKGVMETDWNETHPQINDGLIRSVISKAMGNSYVTAERNKYRTRLDSAPNGGTYVFISQKGMREAITGSNNDSSKWEAKPNDPALETEYLKRLMAVLAQNEQRAKNGEPPIANIKDNAVPKDKKADADASSKAAAAIAAQNVSRTSAQGNDAADAAVPSEVTLGEPYDRSWLHVGLALDRANFTVDDRDRSKGLYFVRYVDPKDLSSAEQGFWSQLFHGKKEKQAKQYRVNVKALTSDQTRVAVVDDSGAIDSSSPARQIMGLLVNQLR, encoded by the coding sequence ATGACTGATCTTCGTCTTACCATGCGGTTCGCTGCAGTGCTCGCCACCGGCGCGCTCGTTGCCGGTTGCGGTACGTCGTCGCCCACGAAAGTGGACTACAAGAGCGATTCGAAATCGAAGGAAGCGTCGCTCGCAGTGCCGCCCAACATGCTCGACGAGACGGCCGATCAGCGTTCGCTGCCGCCCCAGGGCGGCGCGACTTCCCTGTCTGCGCTTCAGCAGGTCCAGCAGGCGGCGCCTGCGCTGGACACCGTCGCTCCGGCCGTGACCGGCATGCATATCCAGCGCGACGGCACCGAAAGTTGGCTCGTGATCGACGGCAAGCAGCCGGCCGACATCTGGCCGCAGGTGCGTCGTTTCTGGCAGGAGCAGGGCTTCCTGCTCGTCGTCGACCAGCGCGACAAGGGCGTGATGGAAACCGACTGGAACGAAACCCATCCGCAGATCAACGACGGCCTGATCCGTAGCGTGATCTCGAAGGCGATGGGCAACTCGTACGTGACGGCCGAGCGCAACAAGTACCGCACGCGTCTCGACTCGGCGCCGAACGGCGGCACCTACGTGTTCATCAGCCAGAAGGGGATGCGCGAGGCGATCACCGGCTCGAACAACGATTCGAGCAAGTGGGAGGCGAAGCCGAACGATCCGGCGCTCGAGACCGAATACCTGAAGCGGCTGATGGCCGTGCTCGCGCAGAACGAGCAGCGCGCGAAGAACGGCGAGCCGCCGATCGCGAACATCAAGGACAACGCGGTGCCGAAGGACAAGAAGGCCGACGCCGACGCATCGTCGAAGGCTGCCGCCGCGATCGCCGCGCAGAACGTCTCGCGCACGTCGGCGCAAGGCAATGATGCGGCCGACGCGGCCGTGCCGTCCGAAGTCACGCTTGGCGAGCCGTACGACCGGTCGTGGCTGCACGTCGGTCTGGCGCTCGATCGAGCGAACTTCACGGTCGACGATCGCGATCGCTCGAAGGGGCTGTATTTCGTGCGCTACGTCGATCCGAAGGATCTGAGTTCGGCCGAGCAGGGCTTCTGGAGCCAGTTGTTCCACGGCAAGAAGGAAAAGCAGGCGAAGCAGTACCGTGTCAACGTGAAGGCGCTCACGTCGGACCAGACGCGCGTCGCGGTCGTCGACGATTCGGGCGCGATCGACTCGTCGTCGCCGGCTCGCCAGATCATGGGGCTGCTCGTGAATCAGCTTCGCTGA
- a CDS encoding putative quinol monooxygenase, with the protein MAEIAVVALIVAKPGAEEKLRTMLEGIVEPTRNEVGALQYDLHRDLKEPARFVFVERWESEEALVAHARSAHILAYREAAADWIESSEIRVLSKLV; encoded by the coding sequence ATGGCGGAAATTGCAGTCGTGGCGCTGATCGTCGCGAAGCCGGGCGCCGAGGAAAAGCTGCGCACCATGCTCGAAGGGATCGTCGAGCCGACCCGCAACGAAGTCGGTGCGTTGCAGTACGACCTGCACCGGGACCTGAAGGAGCCCGCGCGGTTCGTATTCGTCGAGCGTTGGGAGAGCGAGGAGGCGCTGGTCGCCCATGCGCGTTCCGCGCACATTCTCGCGTATCGAGAAGCGGCCGCGGACTGGATCGAAAGTTCCGAAATCCGCGTGCTGTCGAAGCTCGTCTGA
- a CDS encoding YdcF family protein — protein MILFDSFVLLFICFMLCRKLRRFISIAAVAVFWLLATGWLAAPLIAWTEAGVVPVEHPTMHGRTTLILIGAGTHRTDSGLQPPPDGVARIHKVAALYRVCRQQAERCTVVMSGGDPQHHGETEAAVYGRRLVAEGVAPGDLVLEPNSRTTYENAKFTASILRPQYDDARILVTSSYQMRRALLDFRRFGIDPQPVYANRRRAQTGWLPRWRNVANAEQALHELVGIAQFHVYRWLGWF, from the coding sequence TTGATTCTGTTCGATTCATTTGTACTTCTCTTCATCTGTTTCATGCTCTGCCGCAAGCTGCGACGATTCATCTCGATCGCCGCCGTTGCGGTGTTCTGGCTGCTCGCGACAGGCTGGCTCGCCGCACCGCTGATCGCGTGGACCGAGGCAGGCGTCGTGCCGGTCGAGCACCCCACCATGCATGGGCGGACCACGCTGATTCTCATCGGCGCCGGCACGCATCGCACCGACTCCGGGCTGCAGCCGCCACCCGATGGCGTCGCGCGCATCCACAAGGTTGCGGCGCTCTATCGCGTGTGCCGGCAGCAGGCCGAACGCTGCACCGTGGTGATGTCGGGCGGCGACCCGCAGCATCACGGTGAAACCGAGGCGGCCGTATATGGACGCCGGCTCGTCGCGGAAGGCGTCGCTCCCGGCGACCTCGTTCTTGAACCGAACAGCCGCACAACCTACGAAAACGCGAAATTCACTGCGTCTATACTACGCCCACAGTATGACGACGCACGCATTCTCGTCACCTCGTCCTATCAGATGCGCCGCGCCCTGCTCGATTTCCGCCGATTCGGCATCGATCCGCAGCCCGTTTATGCGAATCGCCGGCGCGCGCAAACGGGCTGGCTGCCACGCTGGCGCAACGTGGCCAACGCCGAGCAGGCGCTGCACGAACTGGTCGGCATCGCGCAATTCCACGTCTACCGATGGCTCGGGTGGTTCTGA
- a CDS encoding LysR family transcriptional regulator, with product MNVTLRQLRVFIEVARLKSFSRAGDEIGLTQSAVSRCVRELEAELGLKLIDRTTRDVQLTDVGANLIASVSRLIDDLDDTLREIREIGEQRRGRVIVAASPTIACRLMPRVVASCERQFPFVTLGLRDDVQSDVLRKVKSSEVDFGVVIGPLTVADLVCEPLMTDSFCLVARADHPLAARAEVPWTALDGERLVLLDHASGSRPLIDAALAAHHVNATVMQELGHSATVFGLVEAGVGVSVQPWLSLPLPAGSTLVARPLTPRTERTVELVRRRDRSLSPAAQAIWELVRQMPARAEDLD from the coding sequence ATGAACGTCACGCTGCGCCAGCTTCGCGTATTCATCGAGGTAGCGCGGCTCAAGAGCTTCAGTCGCGCGGGTGACGAGATAGGGCTCACGCAGTCCGCGGTCAGCCGCTGCGTGCGCGAGCTCGAGGCCGAGCTCGGGCTGAAGCTGATCGACCGCACGACGCGCGACGTGCAACTGACCGACGTCGGCGCGAACCTGATCGCGAGCGTGTCGCGTCTGATCGACGATCTCGACGATACGCTGCGCGAGATTCGCGAGATCGGCGAGCAGCGCCGCGGGCGGGTGATCGTCGCGGCGAGCCCGACGATCGCCTGCAGGCTGATGCCGCGCGTGGTTGCATCGTGCGAGCGCCAGTTCCCGTTCGTGACGCTCGGCCTGCGCGACGACGTGCAGAGTGACGTGTTGCGCAAGGTGAAGTCGAGCGAGGTCGATTTCGGCGTCGTGATCGGGCCGCTTACGGTCGCCGATCTCGTCTGCGAGCCGTTGATGACCGATTCGTTCTGCCTCGTCGCGCGTGCCGACCATCCGCTCGCGGCGCGTGCCGAGGTGCCGTGGACGGCGCTGGACGGCGAGCGCCTCGTGCTCCTCGATCATGCGTCGGGCAGCCGGCCGCTGATCGATGCCGCGCTGGCCGCCCACCACGTCAACGCGACGGTCATGCAGGAGCTCGGGCATTCGGCGACCGTATTCGGGCTCGTCGAGGCCGGCGTCGGCGTAAGCGTGCAGCCGTGGCTGTCGTTGCCGCTGCCGGCCGGCTCGACGCTCGTCGCGCGGCCGCTCACGCCGCGTACCGAGCGCACGGTCGAACTGGTGCGCCGCCGCGACAGGTCGTTGTCGCCTGCGGCGCAGGCGATCTGGGAACTGGTGCGGCAGATGCCGGCGAGGGCGGAAGACCTCGACTGA
- a CDS encoding pyridoxal phosphate-dependent aminotransferase: protein MVHSSDFSLTTGEPAARAAVHALRPSLIREVANAGFGVPDMLPFWFGESDRVTPDFIRDGATAALRDGATFYTHNLGTAPLRDAIAAYVSARHGATAADTVAVTSSGVNALMLAAQMLVGPGERVVAVTPLWPNLVEIPKILGAQVECVPLGYGDAGWRLDVDRLLAALTPDTRMLLVNSPNNPTGWTMSREDQQAVLAHCRRHGIWLVADEVYERLAFGEGGAPSFLDIASRDERVVVVNSFSKAWAMTGWRLGWLVAPASVMGDLSKLVEYNTSCAPGFVQAAGEVALRDGEPFVQSFVAALRDARDHLVAALRTLPGVEVPPPPGAMYLFLRLPGAADSLAFCKTLVRDAGLGLAPGRAFGPEGEGFVRWCYACDPARLDAGVERLRRFLAHGAAAS, encoded by the coding sequence ATGGTGCATTCCTCGGATTTTTCCCTGACGACCGGCGAGCCGGCGGCGCGCGCCGCGGTGCACGCGCTGCGGCCGTCGCTGATCCGGGAGGTGGCGAACGCCGGCTTCGGCGTGCCGGACATGCTGCCGTTCTGGTTCGGCGAGTCGGACCGCGTGACACCGGATTTCATCCGCGATGGCGCAACGGCGGCGCTGCGCGATGGTGCGACCTTCTACACGCACAACCTCGGCACTGCGCCGCTGCGCGATGCGATTGCGGCTTACGTGAGCGCGCGTCACGGCGCGACGGCGGCCGACACGGTGGCCGTGACGAGTTCGGGCGTGAACGCGCTGATGCTGGCCGCGCAGATGCTGGTCGGCCCGGGCGAGCGCGTCGTCGCGGTCACGCCGCTCTGGCCGAATCTCGTCGAGATTCCGAAAATCCTCGGCGCGCAGGTCGAATGCGTGCCGCTCGGTTATGGCGACGCGGGCTGGCGGCTCGATGTCGATCGGCTGCTTGCCGCGCTGACGCCCGATACGCGGATGCTGCTGGTCAACTCGCCGAACAATCCGACCGGCTGGACGATGTCGCGCGAGGATCAGCAGGCCGTGCTGGCCCATTGCCGCCGTCACGGCATCTGGCTGGTAGCCGACGAGGTGTACGAACGGCTCGCGTTCGGCGAGGGCGGCGCGCCGTCGTTCCTCGATATCGCCTCGCGAGACGAGCGGGTCGTTGTCGTGAATTCGTTCTCGAAGGCATGGGCGATGACGGGCTGGCGGCTGGGGTGGCTCGTTGCGCCGGCATCGGTGATGGGCGACCTGTCGAAGCTCGTCGAATACAACACGTCGTGTGCACCGGGCTTCGTGCAGGCCGCGGGCGAAGTCGCGCTGCGCGACGGCGAACCGTTCGTGCAGTCGTTCGTCGCGGCGCTGCGCGACGCGCGCGATCACCTGGTCGCCGCGCTGCGGACGCTGCCGGGCGTCGAAGTGCCGCCCCCGCCGGGCGCGATGTACCTGTTCCTGCGATTGCCGGGCGCGGCCGACAGTCTCGCGTTCTGCAAGACACTGGTGCGCGACGCGGGGCTCGGGCTTGCGCCCGGGCGGGCATTCGGCCCGGAGGGGGAAGGATTCGTGCGCTGGTGCTACGCATGCGATCCGGCGCGACTCGACGCGGGCGTCGAGCGGCTGCGCCGGTTTCTCGCGCACGGCGCGGCCGCCAGCTGA
- the scpB gene encoding SMC-Scp complex subunit ScpB, giving the protein MNTQEAKIVLETALICAQEPLKLGDLRKLFADGVSADTVRTLLEDLKQDWSGRGVELVALATGWRFQSKPAMRHYLDRLHPEKPPKYSRAVLETLAIIAYRQPVTRGDIEEIRGVTVNTQVVKQLEDRSWIEVIGHRDVPGRPALYATTKQFLDDLGLKALDDLPALEEPAANIEAALLAQQAMDFDGDVPVADDAPQAGDAAADVLQAHADEASAGLPGDAASMQEMPNRATLDGDLGQAEQTEQVGAEAVPTNVQPEPLRADWSEEDRKPAAEVAAGDGAEAAGDMPGEAGQADAFRSRPADGEMLDDTSDSLADAVRSASAPIGADALPDDEAEPEQRRA; this is encoded by the coding sequence ATGAATACCCAAGAGGCGAAGATCGTCCTCGAGACTGCTTTGATCTGCGCGCAGGAACCGCTGAAGCTCGGCGATTTGCGCAAGCTCTTTGCCGACGGCGTGTCGGCTGACACGGTCCGCACGTTGCTCGAAGATCTGAAACAGGATTGGTCCGGCCGCGGCGTCGAACTGGTGGCGCTGGCGACCGGATGGCGCTTCCAGAGCAAGCCGGCGATGCGTCACTATCTGGATCGCCTGCATCCCGAGAAGCCGCCGAAATATTCGCGCGCGGTGCTCGAAACGCTCGCGATCATCGCGTACAGGCAGCCGGTCACGCGCGGCGACATCGAAGAGATTCGCGGCGTCACGGTCAATACGCAGGTGGTCAAGCAGCTCGAGGATCGCAGCTGGATCGAAGTGATCGGTCATCGTGACGTGCCGGGACGTCCGGCGCTGTATGCGACGACCAAGCAGTTCCTCGACGATCTCGGCCTGAAGGCGCTCGACGACCTGCCCGCGCTCGAAGAGCCGGCCGCGAACATCGAGGCCGCGCTGCTTGCGCAGCAGGCAATGGACTTCGACGGCGACGTACCGGTTGCCGACGACGCGCCGCAAGCCGGCGACGCAGCGGCTGACGTGCTGCAAGCGCACGCGGATGAAGCATCCGCCGGATTGCCGGGCGATGCCGCGTCGATGCAGGAAATGCCGAACCGCGCTACGCTCGATGGTGATCTCGGGCAAGCGGAGCAAACGGAACAGGTTGGTGCCGAAGCAGTGCCGACCAATGTGCAGCCCGAGCCGCTGCGCGCGGATTGGAGCGAGGAAGATCGCAAGCCGGCCGCCGAAGTGGCTGCCGGAGACGGAGCGGAAGCGGCCGGCGACATGCCCGGCGAGGCTGGCCAGGCCGACGCCTTCCGTTCCCGTCCCGCGGACGGCGAGATGCTGGACGACACGTCCGACAGTCTCGCCGATGCCGTACGAAGCGCCAGTGCGCCCATCGGCGCCGACGCGCTGCCGGACGACGAAGCAGAACCCGAACAGCGTCGCGCCTGA
- the rluB gene encoding 23S rRNA pseudouridine(2605) synthase RluB codes for MTDIHDIESSAPAVQAARADDAPEQDASAEGGDERPRRGLRRGPRSLIARRRAAAKSKGAEGESQGGEGADAQPAEAAEAQPARAPRKEGAAKGGRKPAGKREGAAKGAAQGAQGGQGRRGGAPKAEGGPAKAEGDASQDELFAYVTSPAFDADNSAGGSGVRAPMLRRGRSQPASKRVLSPDDDAPKLHKVLAEAGMGSRREMEELIVAGRVSVNGEPAHIGQRIMPTDQVRINGKPVKRKLPNKPPRVLLYHKPTGEIVSHADPEGRPSVFDRLPPMKTAKWLAVGRLDFNTEGLLMLTTSGDLANRFMHPRYSVEREYAVRVVGELTEGNRQKLLHGVELDDGPANFLRIRDGGGEGTNHWYHVALAEGRNREVRRMFEAAGLMVSRLIRTRHGPIPLPRGLKRGRWEELDDAQVRKLMATVGLKAPSEEKGKRGGADQAERRQPDPMQTSMGFISREPVLTTHGQLDQPRRGGGRRGGPGLPGLSGYGSLPVAPSGYGNRAGGARDGNRSGGGGRDGNRAGGGRDVDGNRASYGAGPKRESAGAKRGGAKGGNRNPNGNRPEGGGNSGGPRGGQRPQRSRTRSR; via the coding sequence TTGACAGATATCCACGATATTGAATCGTCCGCGCCTGCCGTGCAGGCAGCGCGTGCCGACGATGCACCGGAGCAGGATGCTTCGGCCGAGGGTGGCGACGAGCGTCCCCGCCGCGGTCTGCGGCGAGGCCCGCGCAGCCTGATCGCGCGGCGTCGCGCGGCGGCCAAGTCGAAGGGCGCCGAAGGCGAGTCGCAGGGCGGTGAGGGCGCGGACGCGCAGCCGGCCGAGGCCGCCGAAGCGCAGCCCGCGCGCGCGCCGCGCAAGGAAGGTGCGGCCAAGGGCGGCCGCAAGCCGGCCGGCAAGCGCGAAGGCGCGGCCAAGGGCGCCGCCCAGGGTGCGCAGGGCGGCCAAGGCCGCCGTGGCGGCGCGCCGAAGGCTGAAGGCGGTCCGGCGAAGGCGGAAGGCGATGCGTCCCAGGACGAACTGTTCGCATACGTGACGTCGCCCGCATTCGACGCGGACAACTCCGCGGGGGGCAGCGGCGTGCGTGCGCCGATGCTGCGTCGCGGCCGCAGCCAGCCGGCGAGCAAGCGCGTGCTGTCGCCGGACGACGACGCACCGAAGCTGCACAAGGTGCTGGCGGAAGCGGGCATGGGCTCGCGCCGCGAAATGGAAGAGCTGATCGTCGCCGGCCGCGTGTCGGTGAACGGCGAGCCCGCGCACATCGGCCAGCGCATCATGCCGACCGACCAGGTGCGGATCAATGGCAAGCCGGTCAAGCGCAAGCTGCCGAACAAGCCGCCGCGCGTGCTGCTGTACCACAAGCCGACGGGTGAAATCGTCAGTCACGCGGATCCGGAAGGACGTCCGTCGGTGTTCGATCGCCTGCCGCCGATGAAGACGGCGAAATGGCTTGCGGTGGGTCGCCTTGACTTCAATACCGAAGGCCTGCTGATGCTGACGACTTCGGGTGACCTCGCGAACCGCTTCATGCATCCGCGCTACAGCGTGGAGCGCGAGTACGCGGTGCGGGTGGTCGGCGAGCTCACTGAAGGCAACCGGCAAAAGCTGCTGCACGGCGTCGAGCTGGATGACGGTCCGGCTAACTTCCTGCGTATCCGCGACGGCGGTGGCGAAGGCACGAATCACTGGTATCACGTCGCGCTGGCCGAAGGCCGCAACCGCGAAGTGCGCCGGATGTTCGAGGCGGCCGGCCTGATGGTGAGCCGGCTGATCCGTACGCGTCACGGCCCGATCCCGCTGCCTCGCGGCCTGAAGCGCGGCCGCTGGGAGGAGCTCGACGATGCGCAGGTGCGCAAGCTGATGGCGACGGTCGGCCTGAAGGCGCCGTCCGAGGAGAAGGGCAAGCGCGGCGGTGCCGACCAGGCCGAGCGTCGCCAGCCCGATCCGATGCAGACGTCGATGGGCTTCATCAGTCGCGAGCCGGTGCTGACGACGCACGGGCAGCTCGACCAGCCGCGTCGCGGCGGTGGCCGTCGCGGCGGGCCGGGCCTGCCGGGCCTGAGCGGCTACGGTAGCCTGCCGGTCGCGCCGTCGGGCTATGGCAACCGTGCTGGCGGCGCCCGCGATGGCAACCGCTCGGGCGGCGGCGGCCGAGATGGGAACCGCGCTGGCGGCGGCCGTGATGTCGATGGCAACCGCGCGTCATACGGCGCAGGCCCCAAGCGCGAGAGCGCGGGCGCCAAGCGCGGTGGTGCCAAGGGCGGCAATCGTAATCCGAACGGCAATCGTCCCGAAGGCGGCGGCAACAGCGGCGGCCCGCGTGGCGGCCAGCGTCCGCAACGCAGTCGCACGCGCAGCCGCTGA
- the rimP gene encoding ribosome maturation factor RimP: MQLTELIETTVTGLGYELVDLERTGRGMLCIYIDQPAGISLEDCEKVTRQLQHVLTVENIDYERLEVSSPGLDRPLKKLADFERFAGSEVSVTLKKPLDGRKTYRGILHAPNGETIGLEFEGKKGEAAMLDFTLADIDKARLIPQVDFRSRK; this comes from the coding sequence GTGCAACTGACGGAACTGATAGAAACCACGGTCACCGGGCTCGGCTACGAGCTGGTGGATCTCGAGCGCACCGGGCGCGGCATGCTTTGCATCTATATCGATCAGCCTGCCGGCATCTCGCTCGAAGATTGCGAAAAGGTCACGCGTCAGCTCCAGCACGTCTTGACGGTCGAAAACATCGATTACGAACGGCTCGAAGTCTCGTCCCCGGGGCTCGACCGCCCGTTGAAGAAGCTGGCCGACTTCGAGCGCTTCGCCGGCAGCGAAGTTTCCGTGACCTTGAAAAAGCCGCTGGACGGGCGCAAGACGTACCGGGGCATTCTGCACGCGCCGAATGGCGAAACGATCGGTTTGGAATTTGAGGGGAAGAAGGGCGAGGCAGCCATGCTGGATTTCACGCTGGCCGATATCGATAAAGCCCGCCTGATTCCGCAAGTTGACTTTAGGAGCCGCAAATAA
- the nusA gene encoding transcription termination factor NusA produces the protein MSREVLMLVDALAREKNVDKDVVLGALEAALASASKKLFDEGAEIRVHIDRESGEHETFRRWLVVPDEAGLQEPDREILLFEAREQKPDVEVGEYVEEPVPSIEFGRIGAQAAKQVILQKVRDAEREQILNDYLERGEKIMTGTVKRLDKGNFIVESGRVEALLRRDQLIPKENLRVGDRVRAYIAKVDRTARGPQIELSRTAPEFLMKLFEMEVPEIEQGLLEIKAAARDPGVRAKIGVIAYDKRIDPIGTCVGIRGSRVQAVRNELGGENIDIVLWSEDPAQFVIGALAPAAVQSIVVDEEKHSMDVVVDENELAVAIGRSGQNVRLAGELTGWQINIMTPDESALKQGEERDRLRSLFMARLDVDEEVADILIDEGFTSLEEIAYVPLNEMLEIEAFDEDTVHELRNRARDALLTMAIANEEKVENAALDLKSLDGITPELLAKLAEHGVQTRDDLAELAVDELVDLTGMEEDAAKALIMKAREHWFQ, from the coding sequence ATGAGTCGCGAAGTGTTGATGCTGGTGGATGCGCTGGCGCGCGAGAAAAACGTCGACAAGGATGTGGTGCTGGGCGCCCTCGAGGCTGCGCTCGCGTCCGCTTCCAAGAAGCTGTTCGACGAAGGCGCCGAAATCCGCGTCCATATCGATCGCGAAAGCGGCGAGCACGAAACCTTCCGTCGCTGGCTCGTCGTGCCCGATGAGGCTGGCTTGCAGGAGCCGGATCGCGAGATCCTGCTGTTTGAAGCACGTGAGCAGAAGCCCGACGTCGAAGTCGGCGAATATGTCGAGGAACCCGTTCCGTCGATCGAGTTCGGCCGCATCGGCGCGCAGGCCGCGAAGCAGGTGATCCTGCAGAAGGTGCGCGACGCGGAGCGCGAGCAGATCCTGAACGACTACCTCGAGCGCGGCGAAAAGATCATGACGGGTACGGTGAAGCGCCTCGACAAGGGCAACTTCATCGTCGAATCGGGGCGTGTCGAGGCGCTGCTGCGCCGCGACCAACTGATTCCGAAGGAAAACCTGCGCGTGGGCGACCGCGTGCGCGCGTACATCGCGAAGGTCGATCGCACCGCGCGCGGCCCGCAGATCGAGCTGTCGCGCACGGCGCCCGAGTTCCTGATGAAGTTGTTCGAGATGGAAGTGCCGGAAATCGAGCAGGGCCTGCTCGAGATCAAGGCGGCAGCCCGCGACCCGGGCGTGCGCGCGAAGATCGGCGTCATCGCGTACGACAAGCGGATCGATCCGATCGGCACCTGTGTCGGCATTCGCGGCTCGCGCGTGCAGGCCGTGCGCAACGAGCTCGGTGGCGAAAACATCGACATCGTGCTATGGTCGGAGGATCCCGCCCAGTTCGTGATCGGCGCGCTCGCGCCGGCCGCAGTCCAGTCGATCGTCGTCGATGAAGAAAAGCACTCGATGGACGTCGTCGTCGACGAGAACGAGCTGGCTGTCGCGATCGGCCGCAGCGGTCAGAACGTTCGCCTTGCCGGCGAACTGACCGGCTGGCAGATCAACATCATGACGCCGGACGAATCCGCCCTGAAGCAGGGTGAAGAGCGCGACCGGCTGCGTTCGCTGTTCATGGCGCGTCTCGACGTCGACGAAGAAGTTGCCGACATCCTGATCGACGAAGGCTTCACGAGCCTCGAAGAGATCGCTTACGTGCCGCTCAACGAAATGCTCGAAATCGAGGCGTTCGACGAGGACACCGTGCACGAGCTGCGCAACCGCGCACGCGATGCGCTGTTGACGATGGCCATCGCGAACGAAGAAAAGGTCGAGAACGCAGCGCTGGATCTGAAGAGCCTCGACGGCATCACGCCGGAGTTGCTCGCGAAGCTGGCCGAACACGGTGTGCAGACGCGAGACGATCTCGCCGAGCTTGCAGTGGATGAACTGGTCGACCTGACCGGGATGGAAGAGGATGCCGCTAAGGCGTTGATCATGAAAGCACGTGAACACTGGTTCCAGTGA